Part of the Amblyomma americanum isolate KBUSLIRL-KWMA chromosome 7, ASM5285725v1, whole genome shotgun sequence genome, tgttcgcttagcgctgacctgaagcacgcgccgcctcaaaaagaggaagtggaagtgacagcgatctggagctgtggtccatACGTTCGTCGAAGGCcaccgctgtctcttgtgatcagtgatctcccgcattcacgcgtgacaatatactCTCATTACTGCAACCCTCTGCGTACTTAATTCTAACGaaattcttttcttttattttgcagaGGCTTCATTCGCGTGGCTTTCTCGAGGACGACGGCTTCAAGAAGAACCAGCTGTTAAATGTGTAAGCTTGGTTAATTTTGCCTTGACACAACAGGGTCATGCCGATTGTCACTCCTACCTTTTACTGATTCTGTTGCTCATTCTAGCCTCTTAATTCTGACGACTTTAGATCTGAGCTAGGTTGTAAGAAATAAACCGTTTGCTACGGTTATATCTTCCAAAATATGCAGTACCAGGTCCCTAAAAAAAGTTGAGGCTAAAAATTCAGCAGTCGATTATTCACCTTCATCTTGCGTGCCTTACAGATAAACGACCTTACAGATAAGCGACATTAGGCAGCTGCGACTGCTGCGGTAGCCTGAGCTTGAGTCGCGGGTAGACGTCTAAACCGTCGAAATCTCCGATGCGCGGCGTGCCTTTACTGTGAGGGGCCAGAATTTCGAGGCAACGCCGTGAAGTCGAAGCTAGGCCCGAGAAGAGTCGGGTGTCTTGCAATCTTTAGCAAACTCTGCGGTCTCGAGTGACATAACGCGGCCCGGGCAGCCTGGTGGCTTAGTGGTGTTTTTCACTCCGCACCCCTCACTGCCGCCAAATATCATGTGGTGCTGAGACGACGGAAAGCGCAGCCTGCATAGAAGCAGGCAGGAAGGCCTTCGTGTCGCTCAGGAAAACTTGAACTGGGGAGCTTGAGCACACATAGAATAGAAACTCGCTTACGAAGGTAGGGGTGCGGACTAGTTGGTTGTTCATGCTTGAAAACCAGCTCAAGTGACACGAACTGCGACACACTGCGTTGAACTCAGCTGCGCAAAAAGCGACTTTTGTTTTTTAGGAAAAGTTCATTCGGCGATAGTCAGGGCAGAATGCAAATGGCTTCTTTCTGTGCTCTGTTTAACCGAGACTGAGATTACCATCTTTCCGGAGAGATTTCATCTAATGCTACCAATCAGAAGGCCGGTAAATCTAGCCTCGCCTATGAAACAGTGTAGCTTTGCACTGTTCGAGTGTGCCGTGGGGTGTGTTGTTTAGTTCTCGTAGGCTCTCTTATCCACTGTATTTACGTTGGAAGGTTTGTTTACTGATATTGCGCTTGTTATCATCAGCTCATGAATGTTCCGTACATCGTTCCCAATGACTTGCTTAAAATATCTGGCGCTAACTCCTCACTGCGAGCCAATGAAGTTGACAAGTACTGCGCTTACTTCTCGCGGACTAAAGGTTGCAATGTGCGGCGCGTGTGTAAAGTTATGAAACCGGAGAGAGAAAGCGGAAATGCGACACGTACTTTCAGGGCCTTTCTCCTTAGGAAACAAGAACACGCCCCTTTTAGGCAAGTTGCATCTATGTTGTGTAAGAACTTGATATCAGAAAAATAAACATCCGGCCCGCGCCGGCTCCTCTTGGTCGCGTAGCTCACCAGCAATGCTCCGAAGCAAGTTCGCTCGGAAATTACCATGATCATAATGCTGTTATGTACATGCGCCATTCATGAACATCGTTTCTAGTGCTCGTGGCTTCGAAATTAACCATGCTTTAAAAGCAGTATTCCTAAAGATCAGGCGATGTTTTTTTTATGATCGGCTTTGAACTGTATGTAGTAATATAAGGTAGTGCCGATTACTAGGTCCCTCCCCAAATATAGGCGCTTCTGTTCCACCTGGATCTCTTTATGGCCTGTTTTTATTTTCACTCTCGCACGAACCCGCATAATCGCCAAGGAAAACGCACTCCATCACCCATGATAAGTGTGTTGAGCATTTCACATCATTCGGGGGAGCTGTTTGCACTCTACCGCATTGGCAAGAGACCGCGTGCTGTATTTGAAGCCAATTGCACTCTTACCTGATGTTTTCTTTCCTCATCCGCAGGGAAACATGGGCGGCCAAAGGACCCTTTGGAGTAAAAATGCTGTGGTCATTGTAGGCTTTACTGTCGCCGTTACCGTTGCCTTGCCACTATCCGTCCTCTCATTGCTCGATCAAAAGAAGGACAGCACCGACGTGCCAATTCACCGCTTACTGGTACCATCGCTGAAGTTGTGCGACACCAAAGAGTGCGAGTTTGTGTCGGGATTGTACCGTAACACGTTGCCGCAGCCCTGCACTGACTTTTATGAATACGTTTGTGCACGGTGGAAGAAAGGGGACGACTCTTTCAGTACCAGCGTAATTAACCAACGGAACAACGAGATTACAGAGTCCGTGATAGCAGTTCTGCGTGACATGTTAGTGCCCCCGTGCGACCAGACAGCTGTGCAAAAAGCAGCTGGCTTGTTCCAGTCTTGTGTGGCCCTCAGCAACCCAAATGGCAGCTCAAGTCAAGACCCGAGGGCTGACATATTGAGGTTCCTAGCCGAACACGGGGCGACGCTGGGTCCTCAGTCGGCCGTAGGTGCTTGGTATTCATTCCTAGACTTCTCACTGGTTTACGGCCTGCCTACACTCGTCGATGTACAGTTCGGCAGACTGTCGCACGACACGCAACACACGCAAGTGGTTCTTGGCATGCGACCAGACTTTACTTACAAGCATCTTCGGAATGAGACGGTTATTGTGAACCACCTGAAGTGGCTTGAAATGGAGGACAAACTGATTCCGGCGACTTCAAGTGTGATAAAAATCATGGAACGATATTTAGTTCTTGTCAGTGAGGCCATCACGACCAATGACGAGCCAGAGCAGAGTAACATTAACGTGCACGCTCTAGCAAAGCTTGAAGAAGCTATCACATCCAGGACAGGGCAAGGCTGGAACGGCTACATGAAAAACATCAGCGACGGTTTCCTGCCGGGAGATCATAATGTGGTCTTTCTAAACAACCGCATAAAAAACTTCCTACGGAAGTTGTTTCGGAGTGTGGACGAAAATCGATTGGCGCTTTGGATTTCTTTTGATGTGTCGTGGCAGCTAAGACAGATGACGCATATGGCAATGCCAGGAACACATCTTGAAGAAAAGCTGAAACTTTACCACGTTCAAATGCGAAGGCCTTTCTTACGGCACCAGAAATGTCTGATTTATACATCGAcagtcatgaatagcgccacatACTCTGCTTATTATCATCCGGTTGTGACGAAAGATGTGCTTTCGAAGGCGATCGACACGGTTTCCAGCGTAAGAGTTTCTTTGCGGACGAAGATAACCGAGTCGCGCTGGCTGGACGAGGGAATGAAAAAAGACATGCTGGAACAGCTTGGAAGTATGAAGCAGCTAATCGGCTATCCCAGTGGTACACAAGATGAAGAGTCCTTGAATAGTTTCTACGCCTCGTTCGAGGACACAGGAGTCTCCTTCATAATGAGCTGGCTAAGCGCTTCGCGCTCCAGGACAAGGAGGGCACTCAGCTTTAAATCTGAAGAAGATACCATTGTGGCTCTCAATGAGGACATGTCTCGGGTAAATGGCAAATATGCGCCCACTCGGAACACGATTGTGATAGGCTTGGGACTTTTGATGCCACCGTTTTTCGACACGGTTCCGTCGATCGACTACGCATCGATGGGGCACTTCGCCGCACACGAAATGGTGCACGCTTTTTACGAGCTGCACACGAGCCGCACCAATCAAAAGTATTTGACATCGAAAGAAGAATACCAGAAACGACTAAAATGCATTCGAGACGCCTACTTGCTGCCCAACGACAAGTTCAGCTCATCTAACTGCGCAAAAAATCCTGAAATTGTGGCCGATTTCGGTGCTCTACCCGTAGCCTACGACGCCTACGTGCTTCAGAAGAACAGGACTAATTCCCCGCTGCGGCTGCACAGCCTACCAGAAATGAGTGACGAGCAGCTGTTTTTCACCGCCTTTTGCTACATGTGGTGCTCCAATTTGCCACCGTCACATCGCTATCCCGAGTTCAAGGCCAGGTGTAACTCGCTCGTCAAGAATATGCCGGAGTTCTCAACTGCCTTCAACTGCCCGGCTGGATCTCCGATGAATCCAGCCCTTAAGTGTACCTTTTGGTGATGTGCAGTGTATTACTCGCTTCCAAACTTCATTGCTAGCTATCTTTATTATACTGTGTGTTCAAATACCTTGTAGTCAACTCTCTTCGTGGTAGCTAGGAAATTTATACCATTCCAGCTGTCCTTGGTCCTCTTTATGCAAAAAGGCACATAGGCTCACACGCCGTGTTTGGGAGAGCAAAACCAAAGCGCCTTTTATGTCTAATGCCACTTGCACTGCAGATACTTTTTGCCCAATGCGGCCGGTGCAGCCAGTGGCAGCATCAGGCACCAGCCGCTTCAAGACTGCGGTTACAAGCATATTCAGAATCGTGCACGGGCGCCAGCATTGTGCGTAGAGGGACTTTGGGAATGTTCTGCGCATTTCCTGCTGCTAATTCGTCCATAGCTTAGACGCGGACGTCTTAATTATCCGTCTGAATGAACTGTTTGCAGCAGATGCTGCTTTTTTATGTAAAAGCCATGTTTAAATTCCAGCGTATTATAATGTGGCATTGAATTCAGTAAATCATAAATGTCATTTTCCCCCTTTTGTGCTTACGTGCTGTTCCACTGCTGTAATTGTACCCGAAACTACGTGCATGCCAAAAGCTACTAAGCCGCACATGGTGGCTTTGAACTGAGGCAGTTTTGCTAGCAGTGTGGAAAATAACTGCTACTGCATGGCTTAAAGTACTGGAGTTCTCTgttaaaaaagacaaaaaaaggcCAGTGTTACAGGTCTTCCAGGGCGGCGGCGTTGTGGAATTTTTCGCAACCGTCCAGAATCCTCGTGCATCTGCGTGTGTCCGTGATGTAAAACATCTCTTTACATTGAACTCAGACACGCGCATGATCCTTTAAGCATTTTATAATAAAGATCAGTGACTACTTTTAATATTAGTGGAGCATCATAATATACCATTGTGTGAACTGACCACGACACGGAAGGCTATATGTAACACGTCTTGATTATTAATGTTTACAAATAGAAattccctcttacgccgtcaGTCTTTAAAATATCAGGACAGGTAACCCAATGCATCCCATATACACGATGCTCATTGAATAAAATTGGTGTCATACTTTGAACAAACAAACCGATGTGAGACGCTATGAGTTGCCAGCGCAACACGGAACCTGAGGGGTAGCTGCGCATTGTCTGTATAGATATGATCGTGATGTGAGCAGCATTTGCTGCTAGTGATCTCTTGACTACGTTCTACAATATTTGTGCAACGTCACCAACATTGCAGTGAATTAAACGCTGTTCATGCAGATAATAGAGTTTATTAACACTAATATTTTGTCTTACTGATTGATAACACTTTGAAAATGCTGGAGCGCGCTGGTGCTCTGTGTACTTTCTTCTCGCACGCCTTTTAGATGTCTCGGCAACGTTCACGATAAATCGCTACTTTCTTCAAGCACTCTTCTCATCAATACACCTATTTTGCTTGCCTTCCCTGGCGCTTAATctgccacttttttttatttttgtctctcTCTTTCCTGAGCTTTCATTGCTCGTCACCGCGACATGAGTGACACTCGCGCTCACGCTTTTCACACGAACCTTCTACTGGGAGAATAGACACTGTAATCGTGCACTCAACGAACAGTCCAGCGGCACTGCCAGTACCGATCTACCGGTGCCGATAATCGATAGAACTGGCGATGGGACGAGTAGAACGGGCCGCACTGCTCAATCGAAACCTTACCAAAAAGTGCCTCATTTACTTGTTGCCCTCCTTCCTCCTGCatgatttgtttttcaatcttcACGAACCATGGCGCCGTCGTAGCGGAAGCCTCTGCATGTGTGACAAAAGCAAGAGAAgctttcttttagagtgtttcaGTGAGCACCTTTGGCGTGCACTGTTAAGATATTCGTTAACGCTTGAAATAACGCAGCATTCGATTGTGCATTTTaaaaatgaacgatgtagcgcgATTACGCCAAATGCAAATTAGTTGCGCAAGCACTTCAGTTTAGGTTTCGTTTCGAGGGTCGGATTTCTAGGCCAAGCAGATTTCAAACAAAGATCGGGGAAATCGGGGCGTGGGGCCCTTAGTGCTAGCGCAGAAAACGGGAGAGGACACTTAATTtccaccttaagagtatgacgccaTAGATttaatgggttaacgcccatctatgcagaattagtcattctccattttgcattcatagatcgctgtgAGTCATCATACCGCTCCAACCGTGGTTAAGTGGTGCACAACTGCCCTGCTATGACAGGTGCTACCACCGGAGGGGCTCGTGAAACCCAAGTTCCTTTTCCCGAgtgacctctcgcgaccaatcattaatttacttGCCACTTTTCACATTGGGTACTCTCCGAACAATCTCATGGGAAGGTTTTCATAGCGCCAAAAAGTTGCGTAACCTATATGACTAACCTAGGCTGCTtgaaggtcaagcaggcttcgtTGGAGGCGGAGAGACAGTAGCGAAATCGGCGAGTTGTGGTCTTAGCTTTAGCGCACTAAATGTTTCGGATACTGGCTGATCCCTGGATGTAGGGCGAAGCCGCCTTGGCTAACCGAAAGAGAAGAGAATTCCAGCAGCGTGAAATGATGTGGGAAATGACGGTTACAACCAAGTTAAGTATGAAGAAAAAGAGCCAATGGCCTACATTGTCACGTAAACATCTTAAGCGCTGTTCTTACCATTTAACTATATATCTTTGCAGTTCACAAAATGCTCCGGGCCCACTGAGCGCGTAATTACGTGTATGAATGTGTATCACAATTAAAGAGTCTCCCAGCACAGTTCTTTTAGGCTGTAGTCGGCGGTCTCATATCCCACACTGCCCTTTTCGGTGCATTTAATTAACTGACATCTAGCTTATCTAGTCATTCCAGCATACTTGAACAGATTGCTTGGTAACACAAAACCACATGTGTTATTCGATCGAGGACTCGTTTATGCGTGAGGCAGTAGAGACGCCTACATTTGGTTTTTTTTGTGGGCTCACAGCCGTTGCCCATTCGAAAATTGCTTCTAGTCGGCCTTTCATGCCACTTGCGTTGTAACTACCGCCACACGACAGGATATcgcacgacccccccccccccccccccctgccagcAAATGCAATTTGTACACGTTTCGTACAGGGCTTGTGGCGTTCGCCAACCTTTACTATCACGAGCAATATGAGCAGCAACACGAGAGCGCGTGTCAGATAGCCTCGAACCTTCCTTATGGCGATGCACTGCGGCCACTTTTCGCAGCACTGTGGAAAGGGTTCTGTGGCGTTGCCTGCTTCTGAGAAATAGAGGAATGCGCCCTCCTTTCCCCTTTATTTCTGAAAGCGGCTGCCACGTATCGCTACACGTAGGGTTCGAGACTATCGGGCACGCGCCCccgtgttcctgctcatattgctcGTGGTAGTACAGCTACAAACCCTTTGTGGGAAAGGAGCGGGAACGAATGTTCAGTGCTGTCTGTACTCGGACACAGCAGCCATGTTCCGATTTGTGCCAACGCTCCTGTGGATGGTGTCCCTGCATTTCTTCGGGCTTCTGCTGCTGGTTCCCCTTCTCCTCTCACTCAGAGCTCGGCAATGGTATTTCGCCAGCTTCTTTCGCCTTGGCAACGTCGTATGGGCCGCAGGCTTTGCCAAGGCACGAAGCCTCGCCCTGAAATCGCTCTGTTCGTTTGAGTCACACGACCCCGAGCTCAGGAAAAGCGGTTCGCTCAGGGTGCTGGAGATCGGCGCAGGACATGGCGGCAACTTCGAGTACGTGACGCGGCCCATCAAGTACACGAACGTGGACCCCAACAGGGACTTTGGCGCTGTCTTCTTGGAGCAACTGAAGAAGAACCCCAAGGTATAGGTCACCATTTTGGTGGTGGAGAGAGGATTATGCAGGACACAGCCCGGTTTAATCACTGACAAATTTCATTTGGGCGTTGTTTCTCCTTCGATTGCATCTTACACACGGACCGGTATAGGCGGCGGGCAGGTCTCACCCAAGGGTAAGACCCCCTTTAGCTTTCCATGGTTGCCTACAAGTTAAtgcagaagcagcatgcagcGCCTGTCGACGAGCTCCTGACTGACGAAAAAGttgacgtggtggtggtggtggcagtggttttattaaaaataatagcaaaaaggaaggaaacgatttttactagccccggcatctgccatcgatactgaagcacctgagctggggcagcggaaataaagaatagcaggcagaatggagaaatgaaatgaaagaggttaggggacaggaagagaggatagggggagaagtaatatgtacaagctatttacacaataagaaatgtgtccagattttgcgcgtgattagttcattttagaggaattaaatcacacatgcgcacagcactgtgttggttacaactggagtggggcgtacagttattaatcgttcaaggtagaactcagAAATTTCCTCCTAAGATGATGGCACGCGCCGTAGGAAAAGTAATATCTGTCGATCTTTTGTGTTGTAGCATAACCGGCTCGCAATAAACGCCCACATAAATTATTCATTACGCTCGTAGCCGTAAATATTTACAGGGGAGGGTGGGCTTACAGAGATATCACTCGTATCATATTTGGAGGTTCATGTTCACGAAGCATACATTCGCCAAAGGAAGTACACAGCATTAATAGGCATGATGGGCATGAGGACGTGAACCTTCCGCTAAATACAAAAAGGGCGCAGAAATATACCAAAAGGACAGCCTACTGAGCacacaagggaatggaaagaggtagCCATTATGCCATACATGACGGGAACTAACAGtggccgaaaccaaggagcataggagcAAAAGCCTTCATCACGCATGTAGTGCAGTAAAAGGAAGAATTGCGGTATTATTGCTTAAATCATGATATGTAATGTAACAGTCGCGTTGCCTCTGTTCGAAAGGAGTGTCAGAATTCTTAAATTCTCAAAGTGTGATAAAATGTCTTCCTTTCTGAGCGTATGctttatttttcaaaaaaacCCAAAACCTTCGGGCCCTCTGACTAGTAATCTATCCATAAGCCTTTGATCCTACTTTATGTCCGCAATTTATAGGAATCAATCCTGGCTTTAAAAGAGACCGAACACTGAGTTTTAACGAGccagttttttttcccttttttaacAGCGTTAGGCCTTGTTACTTATGTTTGTCAAGAACGCATTTGTCTACAGTTGAGTCTGCCAGTGTAGCAGCCATCGAAGTGGGACAATCCCCCctccctaaccccccccccccccctccattctGCATAAAATGTgcgggccacccgtttgacgcagaatgttcgaagtgctgtcaaatgacttggcatgtgcCACatgataaaattactaattgagatgaagcccaaagtaTGTGTCGAATTCGCAACGatgacctttccgcccccaaaccgtgcatttcGAAGACCTTCAGACGGCCCTTACGGACGAACCGTTTCTTGCAGGAGTTTCCGGATGGTGtaaaacgattcgtcgtgttgtgatacTCACGTTTATATTAATTATTAACTGATATACCCAGGAAATTTGCCccatatagcgaaggtggctgtataCCACAACAGTAGTGCAGAATCCATTAAGTA contains:
- the LOC144096649 gene encoding membrane metallo-endopeptidase-like 1 isoform X1, producing MQEPAKLLISFGWLIWWLPHSMVRIPVALSAVMALISESCIGGKMRDCDDVPEPSFPMPKIEPEASFAWLSRGRRLQEEPAVKCGNMGGQRTLWSKNAVVIVGFTVAVTVALPLSVLSLLDQKKDSTDVPIHRLLVPSLKLCDTKECEFVSGLYRNTLPQPCTDFYEYVCARWKKGDDSFSTSVINQRNNEITESVIAVLRDMLVPPCDQTAVQKAAGLFQSCVALSNPNGSSSQDPRADILRFLAEHGATLGPQSAVGAWYSFLDFSLVYGLPTLVDVQFGRLSHDTQHTQVVLGMRPDFTYKHLRNETVIVNHLKWLEMEDKLIPATSSVIKIMERYLVLVSEAITTNDEPEQSNINVHALAKLEEAITSRTGQGWNGYMKNISDGFLPGDHNVVFLNNRIKNFLRKLFRSVDENRLALWISFDVSWQLRQMTHMAMPGTHLEEKLKLYHVQMRRPFLRHQKCLIYTSTVMNSATYSAYYHPVVTKDVLSKAIDTVSSVRVSLRTKITESRWLDEGMKKDMLEQLGSMKQLIGYPSGTQDEESLNSFYASFEDTGVSFIMSWLSASRSRTRRALSFKSEEDTIVALNEDMSRVNGKYAPTRNTIVIGLGLLMPPFFDTVPSIDYASMGHFAAHEMVHAFYELHTSRTNQKYLTSKEEYQKRLKCIRDAYLLPNDKFSSSNCAKNPEIVADFGALPVAYDAYVLQKNRTNSPLRLHSLPEMSDEQLFFTAFCYMWCSNLPPSHRYPEFKARCNSLVKNMPEFSTAFNCPAGSPMNPALKCTFW
- the LOC144096649 gene encoding membrane metallo-endopeptidase-like 1 isoform X3, whose protein sequence is MALISESCIGGKMRDCDDVPEPSFPMPKIEPEASFAWLSRGRRLQEEPAVKCGNMGGQRTLWSKNAVVIVGFTVAVTVALPLSVLSLLDQKKDSTDVPIHRLLVPSLKLCDTKECEFVSGLYRNTLPQPCTDFYEYVCARWKKGDDSFSTSVINQRNNEITESVIAVLRDMLVPPCDQTAVQKAAGLFQSCVALSNPNGSSSQDPRADILRFLAEHGATLGPQSAVGAWYSFLDFSLVYGLPTLVDVQFGRLSHDTQHTQVVLGMRPDFTYKHLRNETVIVNHLKWLEMEDKLIPATSSVIKIMERYLVLVSEAITTNDEPEQSNINVHALAKLEEAITSRTGQGWNGYMKNISDGFLPGDHNVVFLNNRIKNFLRKLFRSVDENRLALWISFDVSWQLRQMTHMAMPGTHLEEKLKLYHVQMRRPFLRHQKCLIYTSTVMNSATYSAYYHPVVTKDVLSKAIDTVSSVRVSLRTKITESRWLDEGMKKDMLEQLGSMKQLIGYPSGTQDEESLNSFYASFEDTGVSFIMSWLSASRSRTRRALSFKSEEDTIVALNEDMSRVNGKYAPTRNTIVIGLGLLMPPFFDTVPSIDYASMGHFAAHEMVHAFYELHTSRTNQKYLTSKEEYQKRLKCIRDAYLLPNDKFSSSNCAKNPEIVADFGALPVAYDAYVLQKNRTNSPLRLHSLPEMSDEQLFFTAFCYMWCSNLPPSHRYPEFKARCNSLVKNMPEFSTAFNCPAGSPMNPALKCTFW
- the LOC144096649 gene encoding membrane metallo-endopeptidase-like 1 isoform X2, with protein sequence MLSAVMALISESCIGGKMRDCDDVPEPSFPMPKIEPEASFAWLSRGRRLQEEPAVKCGNMGGQRTLWSKNAVVIVGFTVAVTVALPLSVLSLLDQKKDSTDVPIHRLLVPSLKLCDTKECEFVSGLYRNTLPQPCTDFYEYVCARWKKGDDSFSTSVINQRNNEITESVIAVLRDMLVPPCDQTAVQKAAGLFQSCVALSNPNGSSSQDPRADILRFLAEHGATLGPQSAVGAWYSFLDFSLVYGLPTLVDVQFGRLSHDTQHTQVVLGMRPDFTYKHLRNETVIVNHLKWLEMEDKLIPATSSVIKIMERYLVLVSEAITTNDEPEQSNINVHALAKLEEAITSRTGQGWNGYMKNISDGFLPGDHNVVFLNNRIKNFLRKLFRSVDENRLALWISFDVSWQLRQMTHMAMPGTHLEEKLKLYHVQMRRPFLRHQKCLIYTSTVMNSATYSAYYHPVVTKDVLSKAIDTVSSVRVSLRTKITESRWLDEGMKKDMLEQLGSMKQLIGYPSGTQDEESLNSFYASFEDTGVSFIMSWLSASRSRTRRALSFKSEEDTIVALNEDMSRVNGKYAPTRNTIVIGLGLLMPPFFDTVPSIDYASMGHFAAHEMVHAFYELHTSRTNQKYLTSKEEYQKRLKCIRDAYLLPNDKFSSSNCAKNPEIVADFGALPVAYDAYVLQKNRTNSPLRLHSLPEMSDEQLFFTAFCYMWCSNLPPSHRYPEFKARCNSLVKNMPEFSTAFNCPAGSPMNPALKCTFW